A DNA window from Hevea brasiliensis isolate MT/VB/25A 57/8 chromosome 2, ASM3005281v1, whole genome shotgun sequence contains the following coding sequences:
- the LOC110634619 gene encoding zinc finger CCCH domain-containing protein 32 codes for MELYGRNHARNGSQSGQQPEWSPVRGETGLEESMWRLGLASSELYPERPGVPDCVYYMRTGFCGYGGRCRYNHPRNRAAVEAAVRATGEYPERVGEPPCQFYLKTGTCKFGASCKFHHPKHGGGSLSHFPLNTHGYPLRLGEKECSYYLKTGQCKFGITCKFHHPQPAGTSLPESAPHFYQPVQSPSITIPDQYGGGSTSLRVRPPVLPGSYVQGAYGPVLFSPGVVPIPGWSPYSAPVSPVLSPGAQPAVGATSLYGVTQLSSSAPALAGPYASPSSVAGLSSGTKEQAFPERPGEPECQYYLRTGDCKFGSSCRYHHPRDRVVPRTNCVLSPLGLPLRPGVQPCAFYLQNGNCKFGATCKFDHPMATVRYSPSTSSLIDMPVSPYPVGSLLATLVPSSSSAELRPELIGVTKKDPYLSRIPSSGNTSSNSVGLIFSQTGSLPLPELQHSIQSSVPLAGGRSTRQGGEVRHSS; via the exons ATGGAGCTCTACGGCCGGAACCACGCAAGGAATGGGTCGCAATCGGGTCAACAACCCGAATGGAGCCCCGTGAGAGGCGAAACCGGGTTAGAAG AATCGATGTGGCGATTGGGGCTAGCCAGCAGTGAATTATATCCGGAGCGGCCCGGCGTGCCCGACTGTGTGTATTATATGCGAACAGGGTTTTGTGGATATGGTGGTAGGTGCCGCTATAATCACCCTCGCAATCGCGCTGCG GTTGAGGCAGCTGTAAGAGCTACCGGGGAGTACCCAGAACGTGTAGGGGAACCACCTTGTCAG TTTTATTTGAAGACTGGAACCTGTAAATTTGGAGCATCTTGCAAGTTCCATCATCCGAAGCATGGAGGTGGATCCTTGAGCCATTTTCCACTAAATACACATGGATACCCATTACGACTG GGTGAAAAAGAATGCTCCTACTATTTGAAAACGGGGCAGTGCAAATTTGGTATAACTTGTAAATTCCATCATCCTCAACCAGCTGGCACATCACTGCCAGAATCTGCACCCCATTTTTATCAGCCGGTGCAGTCACCTTCAATTACTATACCTGACCAATATGGAGGGGGATCCACCAGCTTGAGGGTGAGGCCTCCAGTGTTACCTGGTTCATATGTGCAAGGGGCTTATGGTCCTGTGTTGTTTTCCCCTGGAGTGGTTCCTATTCCGGGTTGGAGTCCTTATTCG GCACCTGTAAGTCCTGTTCTGTCTCCTGGTGCACAGCCTGCAGTTGGGGCAACTTCTCTGTATGGTGTAACACAATTATCTTCTTCAGCACCTGCACTTGCCGGACCTTACGCATCGCCCTCTTCTGTTGCTGGCCTTTCAAGTGGTACTAAGGAACAAGCTTTTCCAGAGAGACCTGGCGAACCTGAGTGCCAGTACTATTTGAGGACTGGAGACTGTAAATTTGGATCATCTTGTAGATATCATCATCCTCGGGATCGGGTTGTGCCAAGAACAAATTGTGTCCTAAGCCCACTTGGCCTTCCTTTACGTCCA GGAGTGCAACCTTGTGCCTTCTACTTGCAAAATGGGAACTGCAAATTTGGGGCCACGTGCAAATTTGATCACCCAATGGCAACAGTGAGATATAGTCCATcaacatcatctcttattgatatGCCAGTTTCTCCGTATCCAGTTGGGTCTTTGCTTGCTACTTTGGTCCCTTCATCGTCTTCTGCTGAATTGCGACCTGAACTTATTGGAGTGACCAAAAAGGATCCTTATTTGAGCAGAATTCCTTCTTCTGGAAATACATCAAGCAATTCAGTTGGGTTGATTTTTTCCCAGACTGGGTCTTTACCACTTCCTGAGTTGCAACATTCAATTCAGAGTTCCGTTCCTTTAGCCGGTGGCAGAAGTACAAGACAAGGTGGCGAGGTTCGTCATTCAAGTTGA
- the LOC110634629 gene encoding peptide chain release factor APG3, chloroplastic isoform X1: MQSGSISRKKKKKYGLGTHFTKPTLVSYAALTKEEGNDEGTAELIAYEIGSLYDELKEFEEKLKVLLLPRDPLDARNVMLEVKVILTCSSSPGNDTARSSCARIFKS; the protein is encoded by the exons ATGCAATCTGGATCTATCtctcggaaaaaaaaaaaaaagtacggTTTAGGAACTCATTTCACCAAACCGACCCTTGTCAGTTACGCAG CTCTAACAAAAGAGGAAGGAAATGACGAAGGTACGGCTGAGTTGATAGCATATGAAATTGGATCTTTATACGATGAGCTTAAAGAGTTCGAGGAGAAGCTTAAG GTACTACTGTTACCTAGAGATCCTCTTGACGCAAGAAATGTAATGCTTGAAG TCAAGGTAATTTTAACTTGTTCATCATCTCCTGGAAATGATACGGCGAGATCAAGTTGTGCCAGAATTTTTAAATCTTGA
- the LOC110634629 gene encoding peptide chain release factor APG3, chloroplastic isoform X2 has protein sequence MQSGSISRKKKKKYGLGTHFTKPTLVSYAALTKEEGNDEGTAELIAYEIGSLYDELKEFEEKLKVLLLPRDPLDARNVMLEGG, from the exons ATGCAATCTGGATCTATCtctcggaaaaaaaaaaaaaagtacggTTTAGGAACTCATTTCACCAAACCGACCCTTGTCAGTTACGCAG CTCTAACAAAAGAGGAAGGAAATGACGAAGGTACGGCTGAGTTGATAGCATATGAAATTGGATCTTTATACGATGAGCTTAAAGAGTTCGAGGAGAAGCTTAAG GTACTACTGTTACCTAGAGATCCTCTTGACGCAAGAAATGTAATGCTTGAAG Gcggatga
- the LOC110634684 gene encoding uncharacterized protein LOC110634684 isoform X1 has translation MLKALLHYSATRTVKFSSLIRRDCPCPSSFLASFCRPLPFLIVFPRSVVACFHRHTVVAMAERPTETTSTSHKYTNRLAAEHSPYLLQHAHNPVDWYPWGEEAFAEARKRDVPIFLSIGYSTCHWCHVMEVESFEDEGVAKLLNDWFVSIKVDREERPDVDKVYMTFVQALYGGGGWPLSVFLSPDLKPLMGGTYFPPDDNYGRPGFKTILRKVKDAWDNKRDMLTKSGAFAIEQLSEALSASASTNKLPDGLPQNALQLCAEQFSQSYDSRYGGFGSAPKFPRPVEIQLMLYHSKKLEDTGKQGEAKEGQKMVFFSLQCMAKGGIHDHIGGGFHRYSVDERWHVPHFEKMLYDQGQLANVYSDAFSITNDVFYSLVSRDVLDYLRREMIGPEGEIFSAEDADSAEHEGAKEKKEGAFYVWTSKEIDDILGGHATLFKDHYYIKLLGNCDLSRMSDPHNEFKGKNVLIELNDTSALASKLGLPISKYLDILGECKQKLFDVRSKRPRPHLDDKVIVSWNGLAISSFARASKILKRETDGTKYHFPIVGCDPKEYLEVAEKAATFIRRHLYNEQTCRLQHSFRNGPSKAPGFLDDYAFLISGLLDLYEFGGGIYWLVWATELQNTQDEIFLDREGGGYFNTPGEDPSVLLRVKEDHDGAEPSGNSVSAINLIRLASMVAGSKSDYYRQNAEHLLAVFETRLKDMAMAVPLMCCAADLISVPSRKQVVLVGHRESLEFDNMLAAAHTLYDPNKTVIHIDPTKNEEMEIWEDNNSNIALMAKNNFVPDKVVALVCQNFTCSPPVTDPKDLEALLSKKPAAV, from the exons ATGCTCAAAGCACTTCTCCACTATTCAGCTACCCGTACTGTTAAGTTCTCCTCGTTGATACGGAGAGACTGCCCTTGTCCAAGCTCCTTCTTGGCCTCATTTTGTCGGCCTTTACCTTTCTTGATCGTTTTCCCTCGCTCTGTCGTTGCTTGTTTTCACAGGCACACGGTCGTCGCTATGGCTGAACGTCCTACAGAAACCACGTCCACTTCTCACAAGTACACCAATCGTCTTGCTGCTGAGCACAGCCCTTATCTCCTCCAACATGCCCATAACCCG GTTGATTGGTATCCGTGGGGGGAAGAAGCTTTCGCTGAAGCGCGCAAAAGAGACGTGCCCATCTTTTTATCGA TTGGATACAGCACCTGCCATTG GTGTCATGTTATGGAGGTGGAATCTTTTGAGGATGAAGGAGTCGCCAAATTGTTGAATGATTGGTTTGTTAGTATTAAG GTCGATCGAGAGGAAAGACCCGACGTTGATAAG GTTTATATGACATTCGTGCAAGCATTATATGGTGGTGGAGGATGGCCACTTAGCGTCTTCCTTTCACCTGATTTGAAACCTTTGATGGGTGGGACTTACTTCCCCCCAGATGATAATTATGGAAGACCAGGATTTAAGACCATACTCAG AAAGGTGAAGGATGCTTGGGACAACAAGAGAGATATGCTTACTAAGAGTGGAGCCTTTGCTATTGAGCAGCTATCTGAAGCATTATCAGCAAGTGCAAGTACAAACAAATTGCCAGATGGACTTCCACAAAATGCTTTGCAATTATGTGCAGAGCAA TTTTCTCAAAGTTATGATTCCAGGTATGGTGGATTTGGATCTGCTCCAAAGTTTCCGAGACCAGTTGAGATCCAACTGATGCTTTACCATTCAAAAAAATTGGAGGATACTGGGAAACAGGGTGAAGCAAAGGAAGGTCAGAAGATGGTTTTCTTTAGCTTGcaatgcatggcaaaaggaggcaTTCATGATCACATTGGAGGTGGCTTTCACAGATATAGTGTGGATGAACGATGGCATG TTCCTCATTTTGAGAAAATGCTGTATGATCAAGGGCAACTTGCTAATGTTTACTCGGATGCTTTCTCCATTACCAATGATGTCTTCTATTCACTTGTATCCCGGGATGTTCTTGATTATTTGAGGAGAGAGATGATAGGACCAGAGGGTGAAATCTTTTCAGCAGAGGATGCTGACAGTGCTGAGCATGAAGGTGCTAAAGAGAAAAAGGAGGGAGCCTTTTATGTATGGACCAGTAAAGAG ATTGATGACATCCTTGGAGGGCATGCAACACTTTTTAAGGATCATTATTACATAAAGCTGCTGGGAAATTGTGACCTTTCTAGGATGAGTGATCCTCATAATGAATTTAAGGGGAAAAATGTGCttattgaattaaatgataccTCGGCATTGGCATCAAAACTTGGCTTGCCCATCTCAAAATATCTTGATATTCTGGGTGAATGTAAGCAAAAGCTTTTTGATGTGAGATCAAAACGTCCTAGGCCACATTTGGAtgataag GTAATTGTATCATGGAATGGGCTTGCAATTTCATCTTTTGCAAGAGCTTCTAAGATTCTCAAGCGAGAAACTGATGGCACAAAATACCACTTTCCTATTGTTGGCTGTGAT CCCAAGGAGTACTTAGAAGTCGCAGAGAAGGCAGCAACATTTATCAGAAGACATCTTTATAATGAACAAACATGCAGGCTACAGCACAGCTTTAGGAATGGTCCATCTAAAGCACCTGGGTTCTTGGATGATTACGCTTTTCTTATTTCTGGGCTGCTGGATCTTTACGAGTTTGGTGGTGGAATCTACTGGCTAGTGTGGGCAACTGAATTACAGAATACACAG GATGAAATATTTCTTGATAGAGAGGGAGGAGGCTATTTTAATACCCCAGGGGAAGACCCTTCAGTTCTCCTCCGAGTAAAGGAGGATCACGATGGAGCAGAGCCCTCTGGAAACTCTGTTTCTGCAATTAATCTTATAAGATTGGCTTCTATGGTGGCTGGGAGTAAATCTGATTATTACAGGCAGAATGCAGAGCATCTGCTG GCGGTTTTCGAGACAAGACTAAAAGACATGGCTATGGCAGTTCCTTTGATGTGTTGTGCAGCAGACTTGATCTCTGTGCCTTCCCGGAAGCAAGTTGTCTTAGTTGGCCACAGGGAGTCCTTGGAGTTTGATAATATGCTGGCTGCTGCTCATACATTATATGATCCCAACAAAACA GTAATTCATATAGATCCCACTAAAAATGAAGAAATGGAAATTTGGGAAGACAATAATAGCAACATAGCACTCATGGCAAAGAATAATTTTGTTCCAGATAAGGTGGTGGCTCTGGTCTGTCAAAACTTCACTTGTAGCCCTCCAGTCACCGACCCTAAAGATCTGGAAGCTTTGCTTTCCAAGAAACCTGCAGCTGTATGA
- the LOC110634684 gene encoding uncharacterized protein LOC110634684 isoform X2 produces MEVESFEDEGVAKLLNDWFVSIKVDREERPDVDKVYMTFVQALYGGGGWPLSVFLSPDLKPLMGGTYFPPDDNYGRPGFKTILRKVKDAWDNKRDMLTKSGAFAIEQLSEALSASASTNKLPDGLPQNALQLCAEQFSQSYDSRYGGFGSAPKFPRPVEIQLMLYHSKKLEDTGKQGEAKEGQKMVFFSLQCMAKGGIHDHIGGGFHRYSVDERWHVPHFEKMLYDQGQLANVYSDAFSITNDVFYSLVSRDVLDYLRREMIGPEGEIFSAEDADSAEHEGAKEKKEGAFYVWTSKEIDDILGGHATLFKDHYYIKLLGNCDLSRMSDPHNEFKGKNVLIELNDTSALASKLGLPISKYLDILGECKQKLFDVRSKRPRPHLDDKVIVSWNGLAISSFARASKILKRETDGTKYHFPIVGCDPKEYLEVAEKAATFIRRHLYNEQTCRLQHSFRNGPSKAPGFLDDYAFLISGLLDLYEFGGGIYWLVWATELQNTQDEIFLDREGGGYFNTPGEDPSVLLRVKEDHDGAEPSGNSVSAINLIRLASMVAGSKSDYYRQNAEHLLAVFETRLKDMAMAVPLMCCAADLISVPSRKQVVLVGHRESLEFDNMLAAAHTLYDPNKTVIHIDPTKNEEMEIWEDNNSNIALMAKNNFVPDKVVALVCQNFTCSPPVTDPKDLEALLSKKPAAV; encoded by the exons ATGGAGGTGGAATCTTTTGAGGATGAAGGAGTCGCCAAATTGTTGAATGATTGGTTTGTTAGTATTAAG GTCGATCGAGAGGAAAGACCCGACGTTGATAAG GTTTATATGACATTCGTGCAAGCATTATATGGTGGTGGAGGATGGCCACTTAGCGTCTTCCTTTCACCTGATTTGAAACCTTTGATGGGTGGGACTTACTTCCCCCCAGATGATAATTATGGAAGACCAGGATTTAAGACCATACTCAG AAAGGTGAAGGATGCTTGGGACAACAAGAGAGATATGCTTACTAAGAGTGGAGCCTTTGCTATTGAGCAGCTATCTGAAGCATTATCAGCAAGTGCAAGTACAAACAAATTGCCAGATGGACTTCCACAAAATGCTTTGCAATTATGTGCAGAGCAA TTTTCTCAAAGTTATGATTCCAGGTATGGTGGATTTGGATCTGCTCCAAAGTTTCCGAGACCAGTTGAGATCCAACTGATGCTTTACCATTCAAAAAAATTGGAGGATACTGGGAAACAGGGTGAAGCAAAGGAAGGTCAGAAGATGGTTTTCTTTAGCTTGcaatgcatggcaaaaggaggcaTTCATGATCACATTGGAGGTGGCTTTCACAGATATAGTGTGGATGAACGATGGCATG TTCCTCATTTTGAGAAAATGCTGTATGATCAAGGGCAACTTGCTAATGTTTACTCGGATGCTTTCTCCATTACCAATGATGTCTTCTATTCACTTGTATCCCGGGATGTTCTTGATTATTTGAGGAGAGAGATGATAGGACCAGAGGGTGAAATCTTTTCAGCAGAGGATGCTGACAGTGCTGAGCATGAAGGTGCTAAAGAGAAAAAGGAGGGAGCCTTTTATGTATGGACCAGTAAAGAG ATTGATGACATCCTTGGAGGGCATGCAACACTTTTTAAGGATCATTATTACATAAAGCTGCTGGGAAATTGTGACCTTTCTAGGATGAGTGATCCTCATAATGAATTTAAGGGGAAAAATGTGCttattgaattaaatgataccTCGGCATTGGCATCAAAACTTGGCTTGCCCATCTCAAAATATCTTGATATTCTGGGTGAATGTAAGCAAAAGCTTTTTGATGTGAGATCAAAACGTCCTAGGCCACATTTGGAtgataag GTAATTGTATCATGGAATGGGCTTGCAATTTCATCTTTTGCAAGAGCTTCTAAGATTCTCAAGCGAGAAACTGATGGCACAAAATACCACTTTCCTATTGTTGGCTGTGAT CCCAAGGAGTACTTAGAAGTCGCAGAGAAGGCAGCAACATTTATCAGAAGACATCTTTATAATGAACAAACATGCAGGCTACAGCACAGCTTTAGGAATGGTCCATCTAAAGCACCTGGGTTCTTGGATGATTACGCTTTTCTTATTTCTGGGCTGCTGGATCTTTACGAGTTTGGTGGTGGAATCTACTGGCTAGTGTGGGCAACTGAATTACAGAATACACAG GATGAAATATTTCTTGATAGAGAGGGAGGAGGCTATTTTAATACCCCAGGGGAAGACCCTTCAGTTCTCCTCCGAGTAAAGGAGGATCACGATGGAGCAGAGCCCTCTGGAAACTCTGTTTCTGCAATTAATCTTATAAGATTGGCTTCTATGGTGGCTGGGAGTAAATCTGATTATTACAGGCAGAATGCAGAGCATCTGCTG GCGGTTTTCGAGACAAGACTAAAAGACATGGCTATGGCAGTTCCTTTGATGTGTTGTGCAGCAGACTTGATCTCTGTGCCTTCCCGGAAGCAAGTTGTCTTAGTTGGCCACAGGGAGTCCTTGGAGTTTGATAATATGCTGGCTGCTGCTCATACATTATATGATCCCAACAAAACA GTAATTCATATAGATCCCACTAAAAATGAAGAAATGGAAATTTGGGAAGACAATAATAGCAACATAGCACTCATGGCAAAGAATAATTTTGTTCCAGATAAGGTGGTGGCTCTGGTCTGTCAAAACTTCACTTGTAGCCCTCCAGTCACCGACCCTAAAGATCTGGAAGCTTTGCTTTCCAAGAAACCTGCAGCTGTATGA
- the LOC110634703 gene encoding transcription termination factor MTERF8, chloroplastic — translation MEVKVIQNFHVFRSNYRNLAVPFLFISKNPFSIRLSRELKTPFVSFQSEPLPNVITASKISTNQASFTVDYLVHSCGLSLEAAISVSQKMHLQSPKKPDSVLALLRNRGFSKTQISNLVKKRPFLLLAHPENTLLPKLDFFHSIGVSSSDLARTLSSDPTLLTRSLENQIVPSYNFLKSILLSDEKIVSALKRTTWIFLEDHSKNLVPNIELLRGICVPHSCISLLLTHFPEAVMQRHDEFGKIVKEVKEMGFDPNKSTFVLAVHAISGKGNKSIWKRCFEVYKRWGWSKDDILAAFRKHPHCMMLSEKKIMKGMDFLVNKMGWPSKVIAQLPVVLFFSLEKRIIPRCRVIGVLMSKRLIKQDLSLATVLLPVEECFLERFVTKFEEEVPQLLSVYEGKVDLEEA, via the coding sequence ATGGAGGTTAAGGTTATCCAAAATTTCCATGTTTTCAGATCAAACTATCGAAATCTAGCAGTCCCCTTCCTTTTCATTTCCAAGAATCCCTTCTCAATCAGATTGTCGCGAGAGCTAAAGACcccatttgtctcttttcaaAGTGAGCCACTTCCTAATGTTATAACCGCCTCCAAAATTTCAACGAACCAAGCCTCCTTCACAGTCGACTACCTTGTACACTCTTGTGGCTTGTCCCTAGAAGCTGCAATCTCAGTCTCCCAGAAGATGCATTTACAGTCTCCGAAGAAACCGGACTCGGTTCTAGCCCTTTTGCGAAACCGCGGATTCTCGAAAACCCAGATCTCAAACCTCGTCAAGAAACGCCCTTTTCTCCTTTTAGCCCATCCTGAGAATACCCTTCTTCCCAAACTTGACTTCTTTCATTCTATAGGGGTTTCAAGCTCCGACCTTGCGAGAACCCTCTCTTCAGACCCGACTCTTCTGACTAGAAGCTTGGAGAACCAAATTGTACCCTCTTATAACTTCCTCAAAAGCATCTTGTTGTCTGATGAAAAGATCGTTTCTGCATTGAAGCGCACTACTTGGATATTTCTAGAGGATCATTCGAAGAATCTTGTACCAAATATTGAGCTTTTGAGAGGAATTTGTGTACCACATTCTTGTATATCATTGTTGCTAACCCATTTCCCTGAAGCCGTGATGCAGAGGCACGACGAGTTTGGTAAAATTGTGAAGGAGGTTAAGGAAATGGGTTTTGATCCAAATAAATCAACGTTTgtattggctgtacatgccatttcTGGGAAGGGTAATAAGTCAATATGGAAACGTTGTTTTGAGGTTTATAAGAGGTGGGGTTGGTCTAAAGATGATATTCTTGCAGCATTTAGGAAGCACCCGCATTGTATGATGCTATCGGAGAagaaaattatgaaaggaatggACTTTTTAGTTAACAAGATGGGTTGGCCCTCGAAGGTCATTGCTCAATTACCAGTGGTATTGTTTTTCAGCTTGGAGAAGAGAATTATCCCGAGGTGTAGGGTCATTGGAGTTTTGATGTCCAAGAGATTGATAAAGCAAGATTTGAGCTTAGCTACCGTGCTGCTTCCAGTAGAGGAGTGCTTTCTAGAGCGGTTTGTGACCAAATTTGAGGAGGAAGTACCTCAATTGTTGAGTGTTTATGAAGGGAAAGTGGATCTGGAGGAAGCATAA